The genomic segment TGAATTATAATATTTTAGGAGCGACTGTTTGGGTATTACTTTGTACGCTTGCAGGCTATTTCTTCGGGAACTTCCCGATAGTTAAAGATAACTTTTCATTAGTAGTCATCGGAATTATTGTTGTTTCTGTTATTCCAATGGTTGTATCATTCATTAAAAGTAAAATGGACAAGAAAAATGCGGATTAATTTTCCGTGTTTTTTTATTTCCCGGGAAATGGAGCGAATAAATAACTTGTTTTTGGGGTAAGTGCATAGGAAGAGGTGATGGAAGTGGAAAATATATTAAACATTACATCCGAAATTGGCAAACTGCGGACTGTGCTAGTAAAACGACCAGGTTCTGAGCTTGAAAATATCACACCAGAGTATTTGCACTCATTATTATTTGACGATATCCCGTATTTAAAAATGATGCAAAAAGAGCATGATTATTTTGTGAAAACAATGCAAGACGCCCAAATCGAGGTTTTATATTTAGAGAATCTAGCAGCAGAAGCATTGCGCGAATCAGGCGACAAAGAAATATTTCTTACAAAAATGATTCAAGAGTCGAGTCAATTGGATGCAAGTGCACTATATGTTCGTGACTACTTAATGTCTTTTGATGAAAAAGACATGATAAAAAAATTAATGTCAGGCGTAAAAAAATCGGAAATTCCAGCTCGGAAAAAGAAACATCTAAACGAAATGATGGAAAATCAGTATCCATTTTTCTTAGATCCGCTCCCGAATTTATATTTTACTAGAGACCCAGCAGCCGTTATTGGAAATGGCGTGACAATTAATAAAATGTTCCAGCCGGCCAGACGAAGAGAGTCCATGTTTATGGAACTTATCTTGCAACATCATCCTAGATTTAGTAAGCAGGAAATCCCGATTTGGACTGATAGAGAGGCACAATTTCCAATGGAAGGTGGAGATGAGCTGATTTTAAACAAGGAAACGATTCTTATCGGTGTTTCTGAACGAACAGATGCACGAGCAGTGGAACAGCTTGCGGAAAATTTATTTAGTAGAGAAACTCAAATTAAGCGAGTACTTGCTGTTGAAATCCCAGAAACAAGATCATTTATGCATTTAGATACTGTCTTTACAATGGTGAATTACGATCAGTTTACGATTCATCCGGCAATTCAGAATCAACAAGGCGAATTGAACGTCTATATTTTGGAGCAAGGGGATAATGGCCTCGAAATCACTTCGCGTAAAGACTTTCAGCGTGTAATGGCAGAAGTTCTTGAAGTACCAGAAGTAGATTTCATTCCGTGTGGAGGCGAAGATGTCATTGTTTCAGCCAGAGAACAGTGGAATGACGGGGCGAATACACTCGCGATTGCCCCGGGAGAAGTGATTACATATGATAGAAATCAAGTATCAAATGAACTGCTGAGAAGCGCAGGAATTAAAGTTCATGAAGTAATTAGTTCGGAGCTTTCTAGAGGTCGAGGCGGTCCGAGATGTATGTCGATGCCGCTTGTTAGAGAAAATCTATAATTAAGCTAAAAAAACAGGATTCTTGCTGGAAAAACGACTTTCGTTAAAACTATTGTCGGCTATTATGGAGATGTGTTATAGTGTTTTCAAACCAGAAAGATTTGAGAAATATCTTGCTGGTTAGTGAGGGCTATGATATAATATTTTATTGTGAGTAATTATAAATTATTCCTTGCTCGCTCTTGATTTGAAGGCTTGCTAAAGGCAGTCGGAATTTCGAGGATATGGTGTGTTTTCACATCTATCAGAGCCGCTTAAGACCACAAGGAGGTGTAGAGTAGATGGCTAGAAAGTACGAAATTATGTACATTATTCGCCCTAATATTGAAGAAGATGAGAAAAAAGCTGTTGTTGAACGCTTTGACGGAATCTTAACTGAAAATGGCGCGGAGATCATCGAATCAAAAGAATGGGGTAAACGTCGATTAGCATATGAAATCAATGACTATCGTGACGGTTTTTACCACATCGTGAAATTAAATGCTGATAAAGCAGATTCTATCAACGAATTTGACCGTTTAGCAAAAATTTCTGATGATATCGTTCGTCACATGGTAATTAAAGAAGAAGCTTAAGAACTTATTCAAGGTTTGAGACCTTGATTTACTAAACGAGAGGAGGTTGGTTTTGCATGATGAATCGTGTTGTACTCGTAGGACGCTTAACTAAAGATCCTGAATTACGTTACACTCCAGCTGGTGTGGCTGTTGCGACTTTTACACTTGCTGTAAATCGTACTTTCACTAACCAACAAGGAGAACGAGAAGCTGACTTTATTAATTGTGTTGTTTGGCGTAAACCAGCAGAAAACGTTGCTAATTTCCTGAAGAAGGGAAGCATGGCAGGCGTTGACGGCCGCGTTCAAACTCGTAATTACGAGGGAAATGACGGTAAACGTGTTTATGTGACAGAAATTGTGGCTGAGAGTGTTCAATTCCTTGAACCGCGTAATTCTAATAGTGGCGGCGGAAATAACTATCAAGGTGGCAATACTACTAACAACAGTAATTATAATAATGGTGGAAATAATTTCGGACAAGCACCTACTAATAACGGTGGATTCGCACAGGACCAGCAACAATCTCAAAATCAAAATCATCAATCCACTAACAATGATCCTTTTGCAAGTGATGGTAAGCCAATCGACATTTCTGATGACGATTTGCCATTCTAATTCATGTTAGCGGTTTGAACTTTAAGATAGGAGGAATTTTCAATGGCTGGAGGACGCAGAGGCGGACGCCGTCGGAAAAAAGTATGTTACTTTACTTCCAATGGTATTACGCATATCGACTATAAAGATGTAGAACTTCTTAAAAAATTCGTTTCCGAACGTGGTAAAATTTTACCTCGTCGTGTAACTGGAACAAGCGCTAAATATCAACGTAAACTTACTGTTGCTATCAAACGCTCACGCCAAATGGCTTTACTACCATTTGTTGCTGAAGAAAAATAAGTTAATTTTAACAGTCTAGAATTCGTTTCTAGGCTGTTTTTTATAAAAGTAGACCTTAAGACCATAAAACTTAGGGCTTAAGAATGACGTTTGTGATAAAAATTCATGTTATTATTTTTATAGAAGTTAAAAAAACACACAGGGGGCAACAAAATGTATAAGAAATTAGCAACAGTAGGGATGACGGTATTATTAGTAGGAGCTTTGTCAGCATGTAGTTTCGGTGACGACAACAATTCATCTTCAAATAATAGCAGCGAAGAAACAAGCAAGAGCAGCAGTAGCGAAAACAGTTCATCATCA from the Listeria seeligeri serovar 1/2b str. SLCC3954 genome contains:
- the ssb gene encoding single-stranded DNA-binding protein; the protein is MMNRVVLVGRLTKDPELRYTPAGVAVATFTLAVNRTFTNQQGEREADFINCVVWRKPAENVANFLKKGSMAGVDGRVQTRNYEGNDGKRVYVTEIVAESVQFLEPRNSNSGGGNNYQGGNTTNNSNYNNGGNNFGQAPTNNGGFAQDQQQSQNQNHQSTNNDPFASDGKPIDISDDDLPF
- the arcA gene encoding arginine deiminase, with the protein product MEVENILNITSEIGKLRTVLVKRPGSELENITPEYLHSLLFDDIPYLKMMQKEHDYFVKTMQDAQIEVLYLENLAAEALRESGDKEIFLTKMIQESSQLDASALYVRDYLMSFDEKDMIKKLMSGVKKSEIPARKKKHLNEMMENQYPFFLDPLPNLYFTRDPAAVIGNGVTINKMFQPARRRESMFMELILQHHPRFSKQEIPIWTDREAQFPMEGGDELILNKETILIGVSERTDARAVEQLAENLFSRETQIKRVLAVEIPETRSFMHLDTVFTMVNYDQFTIHPAIQNQQGELNVYILEQGDNGLEITSRKDFQRVMAEVLEVPEVDFIPCGGEDVIVSAREQWNDGANTLAIAPGEVITYDRNQVSNELLRSAGIKVHEVISSELSRGRGGPRCMSMPLVRENL
- the rpsR gene encoding 30S ribosomal protein S18; protein product: MAGGRRGGRRRKKVCYFTSNGITHIDYKDVELLKKFVSERGKILPRRVTGTSAKYQRKLTVAIKRSRQMALLPFVAEEK
- the rpsF gene encoding 30S ribosomal protein S6, with translation MARKYEIMYIIRPNIEEDEKKAVVERFDGILTENGAEIIESKEWGKRRLAYEINDYRDGFYHIVKLNADKADSINEFDRLAKISDDIVRHMVIKEEA